The following are encoded in a window of Leptodactylus fuscus isolate aLepFus1 chromosome 9, aLepFus1.hap2, whole genome shotgun sequence genomic DNA:
- the LOC142218036 gene encoding uncharacterized protein LOC142218036 isoform X2 — translation MFHHISAMILLLCAIWSLFQEVSSAGQVQRKFVMVFMKNVYVSSQTTLQLYLVTCDKAATVSVMVSRPYFKKTVHIDKDSSSLVTLDYTYMISEGDITSKVILITSDVAISVFAFYTAIGTADATACLPEEDLGQEYYVVTPKISAGQEFAIANGFETTAHVNVTVSGTITYKGITYNTGSVLSLSLKQQEVIQFVGSVDLTGTKISSSAPVAVFSGHVCYRGTACNTLVEQLHPVQNWGTFFAVFPFLTHTTDVIDIMAASPDTIVSIDSPKGTSHHNLTAGVHVELTVDNIGLISSSKPIMVSYVSQETKSSAVSYSYDPFFLMVPPSFLGRRYYRFVTQSTYDNFIFIVSRASSDVGFYLDGKPLSSYPKTKREFNGFRGWQVTLGKTEGKHEIYHETSVFTFYVFGTGGYVSYGYSVGQKSPYADPECSIRCLPDSAEYILPYSLLSEAHLDVLDIHLEDPLCRAEKEKDHYLIKIPYNRCGSSVLYEDERTFYANTIYGTIPDTDVHRIEIPVRCDMEGNKTLGLIFNPKVTDVICKGSYNVSMRLYQSESFTEPVTLYPYEADLHNNLHVELKVESEDEELQIFIETLMASPSLQDTKKKYMVIEHGCRKDSTLQVLPTLDQRQQLLSFHAFKFDHFHEVYLTGNVIICHNGTSPNRCTKGCITTRQRRDVRSLKGDEEEVVGSDILSLGPIVLQSREKSEADGFNVPLSIFSTTICVIGILATGLVAQRFYYNRRQNLHMQNASN, via the exons ATGTTCCATCACATCTCTGCGATGATTCTGCTCCTTTGTGCCATTTGGAGTCTGTTCCAGGAGGTTTCCAGTGCCG gacaggtaCAGAGAAAATTTGTGATGGTTTTCATGAAGAACGTCTACGTATCCTCTCAAACAACACTCCAGCTGTATCTTGTCACCTGTGATAAGGCGGCTACAGTCTCGGTGATGGTGTCTCGGCCATACTTCAAGAAGACGGTTCATATTGACAAGGACAGTAGTAGCCTGGTGACCCTGGACTATACATATATGATCTCTGAGGGTGATATCACGTCCAAAGTTATACTTATTACATCCGATGTGGCCATTTCTGTCTTTGCATTTTACACAGCTATTGGCACAGCTGATGCCACCGCCTGTTTACCAGAAGAAGATCTGGGTCAGGAATACTATGTTGTTACTCCAAAAATATCGGCAGGACAAGAATTTGCGATTGCCAATGGCTTTGAGACCACTGCCCATGTGAATGTCACAGTCTCAGGAACCATCACATATAAAGGAATAACCTACAATACTGGAAGTGTCTTATCATTGTCTCTAAAGCAACAAGAAGTCATTCAGTTTGTAGGCAGTGTTGACCTCACAGGAACCAAAATCTCATCCTCAGCCCCTGTGGCCGTGTTCAGTGGTCATGTCTGTTATCGAGGAACAGCATGTAACACCCTCGTAGAACAGCTCCATCCCGTACAGAATTGGGGAACATTCTTTGCCGTGTTTCCATTCCTCACTCATACCACAGATGTCATCGATATAATGGCCGCCAGTCCAGATACCATCGTGAGCATTGATAGTCCTAAAGGAACGTCTCACCACAACCTTACAGCAGGTGTCCATGTTGAGCTCACAGTAGACAATATCGGGCTCATTAGTTCCTCCAAACCCATCATGGTTTCCTATGTATCCCAAGAAACTAAGTCAAGTGCTGTATCTTATTCATATGATCCTTTTTTTCTGATGGTTCCTCCATCATTCCTGGGGAGAAGATATTACCGATTTGTGACTCAGTCTACATATGACAACTTCATCTTCATTGTTTCTCGGGCATCTTCAGATGTTGGGTTCTATCTGGATGGAAAACCACTAAGTTCTTACCCAAAAACCAAGAGAGAATTCAACGGGTTTAGAGGATGGCAAGTCACATTGGGTAAAACTGAAGGCAAGCATGAGATCTACCACGAGACATCTGTGTTCACATTCTATGTTTTTGGAACAGGAGGCTATGTTTCTTATGGATATTCAGTGGGGCAGAAGTCTCCATATGCAG ATCCTGAATGTTCGATCCGCTGCCTCCCGGATTCTGCTGAGTACATCCTACCATACAGTTTGCTGTCTGAGGCTCACTTAGACGTTCTTGATATTCATCTTGAAGATCCTCTGTGCCGAGCAGAAAAGGAGAAGGATCATTATCTCATCAAAATACCCTACAACAGATGTGGATCCAGTGTCCTG TATGAGGACGAGAGAACCTTCTACGCTAACACCATCTACGGCACTATCCCCGACACTGATGTTCATCGCATTGAGATCCCAGTGAGATGTGACATGGAGGGGAATAAGACCCTGGGATTGATCTTTAACCCTAAAGTGACTGATGTGATCTGTAAAGGATCTTACAACGTCTCCATGAGACTCTACCAGAGCGAGAGCTTCACTGAGCCGGTTACACTGTATCCTTATGAGGCGGATCTACACAACAATCTACATGTGGAGCTCAAGGTGGAGTCAGAAGATGAGGAGCTGCAGATATTCATAGAGACCCTCATGGCTTCTCCTTCTCTACAGGACACAAAGAAGAAATATATGGTCATCGAGCATGG TTGCAGAAAGGATTCAACATTACAAGTTCTGCCCACACTGGACCAGAGGCAACAACTCTTAAGTTTCCATGCATTTAAGTTTGATCATTTCCATGAAGTCTACCTGACCGGTAATGTTATCATCTGTCACAACGGGACCTCCCCGAATCGCTGCACGAAAGGCTGTATCACCACCAGACAGAGACGGGATGTCCGAAGCTTGAAGGGAGATGAAGAAGAAGTAGTAGGCTCTGATATATTGTCTCTGGGGCCAATCGTGTTACAATCCA gagagAAGAGCGAGGCCGACGGCTTCAACGTTCCTCTATCAATTTTCAGCACAACGATTTGTGTTATCGGCATCTTGGCCACGGGTCTTGTGGCTCAAAGATTTTACTACAACAGAAGGCAAAACCTCCATATGCAAAACGCAAGCAATTAA
- the LOC142218036 gene encoding uncharacterized protein LOC142218036 isoform X1 — MFHHISAMILLLCAIWSLFQEVSSADDFSSQLTRKCLLKPGQVQRKFVMVFMKNVYVSSQTTLQLYLVTCDKAATVSVMVSRPYFKKTVHIDKDSSSLVTLDYTYMISEGDITSKVILITSDVAISVFAFYTAIGTADATACLPEEDLGQEYYVVTPKISAGQEFAIANGFETTAHVNVTVSGTITYKGITYNTGSVLSLSLKQQEVIQFVGSVDLTGTKISSSAPVAVFSGHVCYRGTACNTLVEQLHPVQNWGTFFAVFPFLTHTTDVIDIMAASPDTIVSIDSPKGTSHHNLTAGVHVELTVDNIGLISSSKPIMVSYVSQETKSSAVSYSYDPFFLMVPPSFLGRRYYRFVTQSTYDNFIFIVSRASSDVGFYLDGKPLSSYPKTKREFNGFRGWQVTLGKTEGKHEIYHETSVFTFYVFGTGGYVSYGYSVGQKSPYADPECSIRCLPDSAEYILPYSLLSEAHLDVLDIHLEDPLCRAEKEKDHYLIKIPYNRCGSSVLYEDERTFYANTIYGTIPDTDVHRIEIPVRCDMEGNKTLGLIFNPKVTDVICKGSYNVSMRLYQSESFTEPVTLYPYEADLHNNLHVELKVESEDEELQIFIETLMASPSLQDTKKKYMVIEHGCRKDSTLQVLPTLDQRQQLLSFHAFKFDHFHEVYLTGNVIICHNGTSPNRCTKGCITTRQRRDVRSLKGDEEEVVGSDILSLGPIVLQSREKSEADGFNVPLSIFSTTICVIGILATGLVAQRFYYNRRQNLHMQNASN, encoded by the exons ATGTTCCATCACATCTCTGCGATGATTCTGCTCCTTTGTGCCATTTGGAGTCTGTTCCAGGAGGTTTCCAGTGCCG ACGATTTTTCTTCTCAATTAACTAGAAAATGTCTCCTAAAGCCAG gacaggtaCAGAGAAAATTTGTGATGGTTTTCATGAAGAACGTCTACGTATCCTCTCAAACAACACTCCAGCTGTATCTTGTCACCTGTGATAAGGCGGCTACAGTCTCGGTGATGGTGTCTCGGCCATACTTCAAGAAGACGGTTCATATTGACAAGGACAGTAGTAGCCTGGTGACCCTGGACTATACATATATGATCTCTGAGGGTGATATCACGTCCAAAGTTATACTTATTACATCCGATGTGGCCATTTCTGTCTTTGCATTTTACACAGCTATTGGCACAGCTGATGCCACCGCCTGTTTACCAGAAGAAGATCTGGGTCAGGAATACTATGTTGTTACTCCAAAAATATCGGCAGGACAAGAATTTGCGATTGCCAATGGCTTTGAGACCACTGCCCATGTGAATGTCACAGTCTCAGGAACCATCACATATAAAGGAATAACCTACAATACTGGAAGTGTCTTATCATTGTCTCTAAAGCAACAAGAAGTCATTCAGTTTGTAGGCAGTGTTGACCTCACAGGAACCAAAATCTCATCCTCAGCCCCTGTGGCCGTGTTCAGTGGTCATGTCTGTTATCGAGGAACAGCATGTAACACCCTCGTAGAACAGCTCCATCCCGTACAGAATTGGGGAACATTCTTTGCCGTGTTTCCATTCCTCACTCATACCACAGATGTCATCGATATAATGGCCGCCAGTCCAGATACCATCGTGAGCATTGATAGTCCTAAAGGAACGTCTCACCACAACCTTACAGCAGGTGTCCATGTTGAGCTCACAGTAGACAATATCGGGCTCATTAGTTCCTCCAAACCCATCATGGTTTCCTATGTATCCCAAGAAACTAAGTCAAGTGCTGTATCTTATTCATATGATCCTTTTTTTCTGATGGTTCCTCCATCATTCCTGGGGAGAAGATATTACCGATTTGTGACTCAGTCTACATATGACAACTTCATCTTCATTGTTTCTCGGGCATCTTCAGATGTTGGGTTCTATCTGGATGGAAAACCACTAAGTTCTTACCCAAAAACCAAGAGAGAATTCAACGGGTTTAGAGGATGGCAAGTCACATTGGGTAAAACTGAAGGCAAGCATGAGATCTACCACGAGACATCTGTGTTCACATTCTATGTTTTTGGAACAGGAGGCTATGTTTCTTATGGATATTCAGTGGGGCAGAAGTCTCCATATGCAG ATCCTGAATGTTCGATCCGCTGCCTCCCGGATTCTGCTGAGTACATCCTACCATACAGTTTGCTGTCTGAGGCTCACTTAGACGTTCTTGATATTCATCTTGAAGATCCTCTGTGCCGAGCAGAAAAGGAGAAGGATCATTATCTCATCAAAATACCCTACAACAGATGTGGATCCAGTGTCCTG TATGAGGACGAGAGAACCTTCTACGCTAACACCATCTACGGCACTATCCCCGACACTGATGTTCATCGCATTGAGATCCCAGTGAGATGTGACATGGAGGGGAATAAGACCCTGGGATTGATCTTTAACCCTAAAGTGACTGATGTGATCTGTAAAGGATCTTACAACGTCTCCATGAGACTCTACCAGAGCGAGAGCTTCACTGAGCCGGTTACACTGTATCCTTATGAGGCGGATCTACACAACAATCTACATGTGGAGCTCAAGGTGGAGTCAGAAGATGAGGAGCTGCAGATATTCATAGAGACCCTCATGGCTTCTCCTTCTCTACAGGACACAAAGAAGAAATATATGGTCATCGAGCATGG TTGCAGAAAGGATTCAACATTACAAGTTCTGCCCACACTGGACCAGAGGCAACAACTCTTAAGTTTCCATGCATTTAAGTTTGATCATTTCCATGAAGTCTACCTGACCGGTAATGTTATCATCTGTCACAACGGGACCTCCCCGAATCGCTGCACGAAAGGCTGTATCACCACCAGACAGAGACGGGATGTCCGAAGCTTGAAGGGAGATGAAGAAGAAGTAGTAGGCTCTGATATATTGTCTCTGGGGCCAATCGTGTTACAATCCA gagagAAGAGCGAGGCCGACGGCTTCAACGTTCCTCTATCAATTTTCAGCACAACGATTTGTGTTATCGGCATCTTGGCCACGGGTCTTGTGGCTCAAAGATTTTACTACAACAGAAGGCAAAACCTCCATATGCAAAACGCAAGCAATTAA